In the Fusarium falciforme chromosome 6, complete sequence genome, GGGCAAGATCAGGTCTGGGCACCGGTGTAGGCTGGCTGGAGGGCACGGGTGAAGGCTCGTAGACTGGTCTGTAAACCGGCTCTACAACACGTTCCAGAACTTGTACAGAGGCTGGTCCTGCAATTCTTTCAATAACTCGCTGAGGAGCTGGTTCACGAGGGTGCTCGGGACCCTGCGGAGGAATTCGTTCAGGTATGCGTTCAGGAAGACGTTCAGGCAGTCGCTCAGGCAGTCGTTCAGGTAGTCGCTCGGGCAGTCGCTCGGATAGTCGTTCAGGGAGCCGCTCGGGTAGTCGCTCAGGAATTCGTTCGGGTAGTTGTTCAGGAGCTCGTTCAGGAACTCGGTGAGGTAGTCGCTCGGGAGATCGTTCGTAAGGTTGTTGAGATACTCGCTCAGGAGCCTGTTGAGGTACAGGCTGAGGCGATGGCCGATGTGAAGGAAGTCTGGCTCGTTCCTCGACTCTGTGAACTGGCTGGGGTTCAGGTTGAGGCGTAGGTTCAGGTCTTGCTTGAGCCTCAACGCGCTGTGTCTGAGCCTCGGGTTCGGGTGAGACTCTCGCCTGTGCATCCTTGGACTCCTTTTGTTGTCGCGCCCGCTCTCTGGAAGCCAGTATGTCAATCGTTTCTCCAGAAGCATCATGGCAGCCCTGGCGATTCCACTCGCAGTTACCGCACTTCTGGAACAGGTCCCCTCCAACGATAATGCAATCATCAAATGCCCCTTGATTCTTGTCGCATGAATGGCATCGCTTGGTTTGAATCTCTCCAGTCGCTTGGATCATACAAGCCAACCACTTGACACCCTTTGCCTCGGATCGCTCATAGATACTAGCGAGATGTGCGTCGTTGAAACGGCGGCCTCGACGAATCTTGACGGGTCGTAGGATCTCAAGTTCTTGGATTCCCTCGACCCACTGATTCCAGGGCTCAATCCGTTGCACTGGTCCAATGACATTGCCGTCAGCATCGACAACATCCACGATGGCATCGGGCGTGGGCGTGTCGCGGGCGGTGTTGTTCTCGTGATGCTCAATGCCTTCCATGCTCTCTCCATCAGTGGGCTGAACGCTTGTCGCCTCCGTGAGACCATCGGCGGTGTTTGGTCGAGTAGAGGCTCCATTCGTCATGGACAGGCCTGGCATATCCTCGGGAAGAAGAAACTGTTCCGCGTCAGGGTCCTCAGAATCCTCGGAACCCAGCTCCtcgcctctcttctctttgaAAAACCGACGCATCGTCCTCCAAATCTCCTGCTGCCTTTCAGCCTGCGCTTGTCGTGATTTTCGGTGATCCTGCTCGATGCACTCAAGTCGAGCTGCCTTCTCCTCGCATTCTTCAGATACACGAGccagctcggcctcgaccttTGCCAGTTCTCGAGCCAGGCGGGTTTGCGACTCGGTCAGCTCGGTCCGCCGCCCCGTAAGCTCACTAAGCTTCATTCGCATTTCGGTTACCGATTGCTGATACTCCTGTTCTGCCTTGCTATTCTCTGCTTCTCGTTGGCGACGAATTTTAGCCCAGAAATTGCGCTCCGTCTCGTCCCAGACAGACTTGTGCTCCTCAAGAGGGAGcgcagccatggcggcaGCTTCCTCTGTTGAGGCCATATGGGGCCGGTGTGAATTAGTAGTTATCCTCAATGTCTTGTGAGCAAGAGCGAGACTTTGCGCGAGTGAACTGTCGATAGTTCATCTAATTGAGTATTGATGGTGTTTGTCTAAGTGAAGAGTCGAGGTCAGATTCGGGATGCACGTGACCGAGTTTGTGTGGATGAAATGAAAGGGAGCCACCCAGCGACAGGTGGCCGAGGCGTCCCACTACCTACCTAGAccaggaaaaaaaaaaaagttcgAGAGACCAGATCGAGTCGGAGGAATTGGAAGATCGACGTGGCTCCAGTCCGATGGTCCGAGGGCCAAAATAGAGTCGTGGGGCGCGTGCTCAAAGCGGGCGGGAATTGGACGAACCGCCTAAAAAGGACAAGCTGAGGCGATGGGCTGGGAATTGGAAATGAGGAGCAGGATGGTGCGTAGGACGAAAAAGGGTGTCGATCCTCAAGTCAATCCGATTGACCCAGATTGGCCGATAGTAGCCAAGGTTTGCGCAAGATGACAATCGCCTCCCACGAGCAGTGCAGTTCTGCAAGAGAAAAAGGAAAGCAAGCGGCTCGAGTATCGTCACGCAAAGCTCGATAGTCGTCACGACTgattctctctcttttcttcttcctgacTGCTTCCCTGCGTCGTCAATGGCGTGTCTTGGAAAAAACCGGGCTCAACCCAACAGTCAGACCCTTTTTCGAAATCGCTTCCACCACCCCCGGTCGCGCAAATGAGCCCACACTCTGCGCCGTGGGCCACACCCCCTGGTTTGGAGCGCACCTTGTTTCCTGACTTGCTCGAGGGGCGCGGAAACAAAGGGAGCCTGGGGAGGGAAAAGAGatcaggaaaaaaaaaagaggtaaGCGGGTACGAGCGAACCAGAAGAAGGTGGTGAAACCGAGGACGCGATAGAGAGACCGATCGCTGCGATGGTGGAAATTGATTGTGAAGAACGCGGACGCGTTGCGTGGAACGTTGCACGACCGTGGCGCGCAATTTGTTGCCTGGTGATAGGTAGTCAAGAAAAAAAGGCCTGGGCTGGATAGGGATTGCGGCGCGGCGATAGGCCTTTTTGGTGGGTGAGATGACGGAATAAAAAAGGCGAGAAAATCGGGGTCGGAGTCggaaggagggagggagataATTAAGGGAAAAAGtaagaaggaagaaaaaaaaataggcTTCAGACAGAAAGCCTATAGGCGGATAAGCTTGGCCGGATGCACCTTGAGAGAGAGTAAAGGAAAAAGTGTGTGGGAGAGATCCCGTCGGAGAGGAGATGCAGAaagggaaagaaaaaaggcgaaaaggaaaaagagagaTAAGTTTAGTAAGGTTGTGGTTAGGAGGGAAGGCGTCAGTCAGTCAGGAAGGACTGGactgccagtgccagtgccagtgccagctgctgctgctgctagGTACTAAACTTCTCGGCCAACCGAAACCATGGGTCAAATGAGAAGAGAGGATTTACGTGTGAATGCGGAATAGAAAAAGGCTACTAAGGCCAGGTATGGAAGCCAGGAAGCAAGGTACGTAACTGATACAATCGCGGTTAGTTGGCACTGTACTTTTTGCTTGGCTCGACATACCTATGGGATGGGCAAtgtatcttttttttttccttcccttcctttGCTTACTCGCTCGCTCTCGGTTGTTTTTCACGGCTAGACGCCCCCCCCATACCCTTGTTTTAGCTGGCCATTGAGAGAGCCTCGGGCTTTTTGGCCTCGAAGAAAATGCCAAAACGCTGTCGCATGGCATCTTTCGCCATCGATTTTAAGCACGCCAATCATGCATCAACCATGTGTGCAAAAGTATGCACCCTGGTCCTCATCTTGTTTCTTTTATCTTTGCCCAGGCTcggcctctccctctccctcgctcAGCTCCATGCTTCTTCCCTCAACGGGCAAACCGTACAGTGTAGATATCGACGCATTAGGTACCCCCAGCTGCGAGCCATGGATACCCGGCGACCTCTTTACCAGCGGACGGGTACCGAGCCCAGCAACGCAGCAAGCGAAACGTAAAAAGCCGACAGGCCACCCCCCTTGCTCGTCACCACCGTCCTCTTTGGAACTAGTGTATCATCACGTGCGAGGAGACTATAGGCAACCGATGCCGCAAAGGAGGAAGGAGAGTACCTCTCACCTAGGCGAGGCAATTTGGGGCAAAGCACCTTTGTGGCGCCCTGGATAGACGCGAGATTTGAGGGAGATGCAACGATACGGGGGAGAGAGTCCAAGTGTCACGTCCACTCTGATCGGCTTCTCTCTTTGACCCTGCACTTGCATTTGCGTTCATGTGAACAGAGTATCAATTATTTAGCCTAGGTATGTACAAATGAGCCAGAAATTGCTGATACGGGGCGGAGACAACGTACCTAGCGTGTGTACACACACGCGAAACCGGATATATGGAGACACCCAATATGATTCAACTCTAGCTGGGGAGAAAGGCTCGCTCCAGAGTGAGTGCGTCGTATTTGGAAACACTCACGGTCCAATCAGTCACCCATTTCACCGTAAAGTTGAACTGAggccccatcccatccatccatctcatccgcATCCACATCCAAAAGAGAGCCGCCCCCGAGGAAACAAGCAGCCAACAATCCAATCCAATGCCAGCTGACCATGTTCCcaccctttttttttcctcctctcccgcTATACCACCAACCAACCTAGCCCAGCCCAGTACAGCACAGTACAGCACCGTACCAACAGATGGATCCCCACGCCTCCCCTGTCTTTGTGGCGTCCCAGCCTGGCGCGATAGTCTCGTCACGCCCTCGGTTCGCTCATTGAATTGATCTGGTACAGCAAAGTACACCTCACGCCTATGCATGCAGAGATCCTGCCAATATTACTCGGGTTCCTGTCCTGCATCCCCATGTGCGCCACGCGGAATAAGTCTGCTTGACGCTCACTGGCTGCGCAAATCCGCGGTTAGCATTCCGTCCTTTCACATTCTTATCGCCGACGACAACCAACTATCGTTCGTATCCCCCCTACCTAGCTGAAATGTGTCGGAGACCGCCGCCGAGTGGGTACTCAACCCGTGACAAATACCAGCCAACCCAACTCGAGGTGCCTATCATTGGTAACGGATGACGTACCTTTTGCCAAGCTATTCGCTATTCGTGGCTATTCACTCGCGAACCTTTGCTTGGAAACACGAACCTTACTCGAGTCCGTCTCGTTTCTATTTGCTGCGAAACGACCTCTACTGCACATCATATGCACTCGAGTCAGGGCCATCTATCTGTCGCCCGTCCCACTCATCACTATACTGTAGTAGTATGGATCCATCAACGTCGTATTCCCATCAGGGATGGCATGGCTCATTTACACGATCCTTATTCCAGCCGCCACCAGAACCACCTGAAGCATTGGTAATTACTGACACGGTCGTTATgttataggttatataaactatatgtATATACTGTATGCAAGAGTCACTAATCACTACTTGTCGCTAAGAccctcatctcatcccatCATCCCGGCTGTTAATGCAGCCCACGTATTATCATGCCTTGCTCGCTTGCCTCatcccttctccttctgcttGCTGATCTCATCCACCCCAGTTTTCGTTTACCGCCGGTTGCCCGCCAAAGTCCGACCACCGTACCTCAGGTATGATCCATTGAAAACGCCACGCAATGTAAAAAGGAAGTCCAAAAAACAGTTTGTGCCCAGAACCCATTCCTCCGCGGTTTCGGGGTCAGATGGATGCGCTTCAGGCGTCGAAAAAAATATTGTGTGAAAAAAGTCTCGTTACTGGCATCAAGGTCGCGTCAAGGTCGAAGCGTTTAGTACTTGGCCGAGTATCGTGCTGCGCTTGGCGAATAGGGCAGATCATATGAGCTGGAGTGGCCGTAGGGGTCCTCTGAGAAGACAGTTGCCCTgcgctcctcctcgggcaacagctccttgacctcccAGTTGTTCATCCTTGTGCCCACCGAGAATTCGAGATCCTCTTTGGTAATGGAATCCCAGTACTATCCAATGTTAGCAGTGTTCTATAGTGAAAGCTTCCCTTTTGATCGAGACATACCTTGTAAACCATCATAACGCCCAACAAGTTGCATACAGTTGCAAGGAACAGACCGTCAATGTAGTGGCTAATAGCGACACAAATCTTGGCGCTGAATGCATAAAGGAGAACCTGTCCAgcaacaaagaagaagataCCGAAGGCGATGTCTCCAAGGGGCCAGCGATCCTGCAGCGTCCTCGTCACCAGCAGAATCTGCATAGCCACATACACGAAGAGCTGGATCGCGTTGAGGAGGTATAGAACAACAAAAAGGCCGATAGTCTTGTTGGGCCCGAGTCCGGCCCAGCTCTTAAACGTTGCCAGCGAAACGAGGAAACTGATGGCAAAGGCAACCAGGGAGCAGACACGCAACATCCACACTGACAGGGGTGTGCCGTCTTCGTACAGCTGAAAACCGACAAATCCGTTGATGAGTAGACAGGTGATGACAGCGCTGCTGAGTCCGTTCTGTACACTAACAAAGTACGGGTACGGGTCGCTGCCAGGAGGGGCCACACCGGCGTCGACAATGAGGGACACAGCGGTCAGAAGCATGTACAGGTAGAAGAAGCTGAGAATCTCCTTGCGTCCGACAGCAGTAAACTTGCTTCGCACGTGAAGAATCATGATGACGGTCATGATGAGGGCGACGATGTGCATAACGGAGGCGGCGCCTTCaaagatgatggtgttggcgaGCTCGATGTTGCGGGCATAGCATTCGGGCTCAATGCCCACGCGGCCAGAGGCCTCGATGACAGGACCGACTTGTGCGCATAGTGGCAGAGGGGCAATCTCGCAGATGAACCTAAAGTCGCCGAAGGAGGACATGATGGGCGGATCAGGCTCGCAGGCCGGCGGTCGTCGGGAGGATCGTAGGGTATCGCCTATTAAAGGATAACGAGGGGATCGAGGGGCATATGCCGTCCAAAAACGAGCGACGTAACGAGAGTATGGCCCAACAGATCGTCGGCGTTCGTATCCCTCTCGAAggggccgtcgtcgtcgaggttgtcgTCGAGTCGTCCAAATCCTCCGCAGAACCAATCGCCAAACCAGCCGTCAATCGTCACGGCGTCGAGGGCGAGATCAAGGGAAGTAGTAAAAGGGGCCTCGTTCGGGATTGGAATGCAATCGCGTCCCTTGACGGCGCAGAAGGGTATCGGTCTGTCGGTGGTTGGTAGTCCCAGGGCCAAATGTCTCGTCCTTGGCTTCGCGCCGCCCCTTTCTTTCCACCACAGCGGATAGGCTAAAAATGAGAGAGATCCGGGTCTAAACAAGAGATGGTCGGAAAACGGAAGAATATTCGGAAGCGATACTGGGAAGATGGTCAAGAGCGAATGTGTAGCAGAGCTGTCGAGTGCCTCTGCTGACGCTGCCAGGCTTTGGCTGGGGAAGAGAATGGACGAGGCGCCGGGAGAGACTGAGGAGACGGGCAGGTTCTGGTTGCTGTGCCGTCGTTGTGGGCAGGCGCAAGTCAAAGTGGCACAGGTGGGGAACTAAGGCGCAGGGACGTGGCTGGTGAGATTAGTGATTGGTTGGCTTCCTTGATTTCGGTGGTTGCCGTGGAAAGCGGAAAGAGCCATGTTCGCAGAAGGTACGTAGCTTCTTCCACCCTTGTGGTGATTGACGCTAAAGTGGATACGACGTTCGAGTCGTCCATTCATGACCCACTTTACCCGCGTTTGCCCATTGACGGATTGTTCACTCCAGCTGCGATTGTTCGCGAATGAAATGAGATGGGCTATCATCAAATTAAACTGGGCtatgaagaaaaagaggcGAAACTTTGGTTATCTGAAGCCTGCAACATTGATGCAACTTTAGGTTCCTGTAAAGGGTATATGTATTTTCCTATGAACGCTCAGCAGCGTCATAACTACACGATTAATCATATGTCAGATTATACCACTTCTTTGGTGTAATGTACTTGGAGCGGTGTTCAACAATGAGCTACGTTGTTTTGCCCCTGTTGATTTTGTAAACGATATAGAAAACAATGATTTCGGATAGTTATGCCTCCGGTTAACAGTATGACTCTTCTATATTCTTATGCCTTTCCCTCCCATGGATACGGATGCTGAAACTTGAACACACAACAATCATGACATGAAGCAAGGCATTATACATTTTCCCAACAAATTACTAACGTACAGCACACGTCGCATCACAAGCAAGATTTAACTCCAAAGCTTTGGGTAATCAACCGCTCTCGGCAGGGTCATCAATTGACTTTCCATGTCTCATCTATTCTAAGTCCCGTCATTGCTGACCATTCCATTGAGTCTATTGAAACGCCATGCCTCCGCTGGCGTTACAAGAGGAGATCCAACCATGTTGGAGATCTTGCGTGATCTGAGAGCTGCTACTCCAGACAGCCAGACGCATCGCAAATGCACTTCCCCGAGTGCCATTCATTTCAGCCTCGAGTGGCTTTCACCAGGTCCATCACCCAAAAGCCACATAACGCCAAGAAAAATGCAACCGTGATCCATAATGCCTCGATCCTTTCCCTATGAAGTCCCTGTTCCGGTGGCCTGCTGAGCCTTGCCAGGCCTGATTCCTTTCCTTCCTAAACGCCTGGGCCATGCATCCATAATTTCGGTTAAATACAGCAAAAAAGTCTAGTGACGAAAAGCAAAACAGAAGGATTGCGAGAATTTGATTAGACCCCGTCCCCGCACATCAAAGTCTGTCAAATCCTTAGAAAGAAGTTTGGAGTCGAGTAACTCCAGTTGACTCAAAGCCAGTCGAAGGGTAATCCCGTCATCCCTAAGACGGGTAGTGCCCTTGAGGAAGGCCGTGATGCGGAAGCGCCTGGTGCTGGGGCTGGCCGCGGTTGTAGACGAGGAACTCAGGCACGATACCAGTCCGAAGGTCGTTGCGCCGTCCCAGAGGTTGATAGTGCATCTGGTTCGGAGGAACTGGCACCGAGAGGTGATACTGCTCCAGTGAGGCCGAGGGAGGCGGGTACAGGAGTGTGTTTACGTGACGAACAGGCTTGTACGGACTAGGTCGCTGCTGCAGGTAGACACTCGGCGAGTTTGAGATAGGTGTATGTGCGATTGGGGTGTGGACAGTCGAAGCCTGGCTGTACTGGTCGGGCACTGGTGAAGAGGTGAATGGGACAAGGCGTCCAGGGCTGGCGTGTCTCGCAGGAGTGCCAAAGTTGGCTGGAGCGTGAGAAGGAAAGCCACCTTGGGACAAGGTAACAGCCGTCGTAGTAGGCAGAGGGGGCTGCTGAACCATAGCCGCGGGTGCCGGCGGATAGACTGTCGACATGGCGCGCACACCGGTCTGCAGTGGAGGGAGAGAGACGTGAACCGAAGGAGTGGCTGCGACCTGCTGTGCCGCCTGAGGATATCCATTGACGCCGACGTTGCCACCAGTAAAGGGTGCCGACGTAGGCTGGGGCTGCTCGGTGATCACAGTGAGGTGAGGAACAGGCAGCCTGGACGGCTCCATGATGCCGTTGGATCTTGGGTTGACAGGAGCCATGACAGGGGCCGGGACTCGCTGAGGGGCAGCAGCTCGCTTCGCAGGGTGGTCCATAACCTCGCCCTCGGGGCTGCGCTTTCGTGACACGGGAAACTGAAGGTTAGGCTTCGTAGCGAGCGGGGAGACGGCATTCGAATGGTAGGCGTTCCAATTTGCCGAGTGGCTCGAGCTGGGTGAAAAGTTGCTTGTCGTGACAGTCGGCGTGACAGGCAGGTTGACGGCGGGCTGCATCGCCGTCGGTGAGGGGATGGGTGAGTGATAGGCCTTGTTGGTTGGCGAAGGGATGAGAATTGGTGACGCTGGCAGTCGCGTAGCCCGCTCGTAGTACTCGTGGAAGCACGCCAGCTTGTCCAACCACTCCTTCCACTGGTCCTCGGTTGCCACCAAATTGTATCGCATGTTGCTCAGGAACTCGACCTCCATAACATGGATTTCCTGCACTGCGAAGCATGACACCTCAGCCCAGGTCTTGTTCGTGTATGTGTTATCGTCCAAGACTATACCAGGTCAGTTTCCGAAATTCACGTCCAGAGTCGTAATGCACTTACACTTGTTCCCGAGCATGAGGGCAACTGTGAGCAACCGGTATTCGCTTCCTGCGCGCCCCTTGATCTGGGGCGTCGACATCTTGAGCCGGTAAATAAACAGCAGGGCTAGCAGGATGACATTTTGCGTCACTTGGGTCGTTGAAAGAACGTTGTAGACCCATTTGCGAAACTGATCGTAGGGCTTGGCTAGAGTAGGCAGCcgggagatgatggcattGGGACCCCTCGCGCGAACAGTTTCGGCCTGCTTGAGCTCTTCAATCGACTCGAACCAGAACAAACATGTCATCTAACGCAGGTTAGCCCACGCACGTAAATCGAAGACAGGAACAAACCAACCTGAGCAGCGAAATCTGAGAGATTGCCGCCTGCGGGGCTGATGCACTTGGGGATCTGCAGGCTGTGAGAGACCAGCGATTCAGATTCGTCCTTGCTCCGTGTCATGGTTGATGTAGAAGATGGTGACAAAGGTCGGAGTGTCTGTCGAGAAGAGCAAATCGACTGCGTTGCGGACGAGACGGAACCGTTTCGGGACTGAGAGGCGTGAGGGACGGGATGGAGTTCGTGCTGCGGATGAGTtgcctgctgctgttgataGGAGTagtggccatgatgggtctggggttgttgttgtggttgTTGAGGTTGGGCGGAGGGATAGCGGTAGTATTGAGAGCCCCTCGTCTCGTTCATGGCGGCGGTTACCCGGGCAGCTTGAGGTACTGCAGCAGGATAGTTGTGCATAGCATGGCTATCATAAGAAGCCAGCTGAGGTTGGAAAACAGTGCTCATCTCGTCTGATGGGGGAGTCCTCAATCCGCTCCCGAGCAGCTTGACGTCGTTGGTAAGAGGAGGCAGCTTGATGCTCGTGGGAGGGAAGCCTGCTTTCCGACCGACGGAGCTGTGGatgggagagggaggaaaaTTGGACGAGTTAATCGAGATGCCAACCGACATGGGGAATTGAATGTCCCGGCGAGGAGGTGCAGCACAAGCAGAAGATCACAATCGCCAAGCGTTAGCCTGCGAGATGGAGTGAAGCTTCAAAGTTGCCCTCTCAGCTACACAATTCCAGTGCGGGCAAAGCTAGAAAGGTGACCGTTGCGGCGCAGAATAGCTATTGTGCAAGGCGACAATCGAATGGGCCCCGCTGAGCTTGAATACGTGCGTGCGGCGGTATCTCGAATCGAAGGGAACAGGTGGTGGTTGCGTTTGTCAAGAGCCAGATGCTGCGTTTGCTTAATAGGCCTGCAAGGAAACCAGGGCCATTATCGATCAAAACAAAACCGCCCAACACTTAGCAGACCAGCTGAAGGCGAAGGAAGTCGGTGCGAGGTCGGTTCTTTAAGGTCGAGAGAGCGGCAGTCGTGGTATTTCGAGGAGTGTCGTCGGATGTAGGAGGTGACCGGGACTAGAGTATCAATTGGTGTTGTTCggagggaagaggagatGTTGGACAACGACGGAGGTTGTGAATGGGTAGACGAGTTAATTAGGGAAGGGAAACTAAACGGGaaggaaagaagaaaagggaaAGGGAAGGGGAGGTAGAAAAGAGAAGCAGTCAACAGAATGAGCTCAGTCAGTCCATGGCTGGTGGTTGCGTGTGTAGTTCAGTTCGTAGTGTCGTCGTTCTCTGTAGGTACTAAACGTAGGTAGTGGAGGTCCGTAGTTTCTCGCAGACGTACCGTACACGCAGCAAGCAGTAGGGGTGTCCCACCGGTAGCCCCATCCAcccacccatccatccatccatggatgagaGGTGTATGTACCTGGTAGCGCCTGTCGATGGTCCTTCTGGAGACTGATGAGAAGCCCTGGCCTGGATTGGACTCCGTGTGTAGGTTGGCTCCATGAAGCCATGGGCTGCCGTTCCGTTGGCCGAGTGTCGATTCCTCTCTCGGACATCGCACACGCACACCCGCCCGGCCGTGGGCCAGTTTGCGCCGTGTGCCCAGAGGTAAGGTAGGTACTCTAGGCAGGTACCGCCCGGCCATGTATCGCGATACCTGCAGCTTGCCTGGCCGTCCCATATAAAGACCTGGTACCACCAGCAGGTCAACGGGGGCTTTGCGAGGTCGCGGGCGTCTACTCAACCTGCTTAGACGTGCTAGACCAGGGCCGTCGTGGCGTCCTCCAGCTGACACCGCACCCAGCGACGACCCTGGTTTACGTGCTTTGCCCGCCCGTGCTAGctgggtgaggtgaggtgaggtgccTTCCATTCCCTTCCTGTACGCCCTGCAAAGAACCTGGACCACACGCCCCCCCACCCGCCCGCCGCTCCATGCTGAaccctcaccctctcctctcctcccctccACTCCTCCCCAATCTCCATCCAAGCCCGCTAAACAGCGGGGGTCTTTCGGGTGCTGGAACCTACCACTCATCCGCTGCACTTTCAGCCCCCCCGGCCCATGGAGCATTCGCTCACAAGTCGCCCCTGGGAATTGCCCTGTACTGTACCGAAAGAGAGCACGCAGGCAAGACTGGGCCGGTGCAGCTTAGACACTGTACAGTTGGCGGGGGCCTTTCCAGTCTCCTTGTCCAAGGGATAGGTACGCTCTTTCCCAGGAGAGGAAAGAGGCGAGGAGGCGGAGGGCGGACTGCTTGCGAATGGCGGCTGAGATGGAAGGGGATGAATGCGCCCCTGGGGCCCCCTACGCAGCAAAACCTTCACCTCTACCCCCTGGACTTTGGAGAATGGTACAGTGTAAGAAGAGGATCGATCATATTGGACtgctattattaagatttcACTCAGGAAACATGGCTCCGTGTTGGCACGAAGCTTCTCGTTCAAACCGGCCGGATTGTCCCTTTCATTATTAGACGTTACTCGTACAAGCTCAACTCTCAAGGAACTCAACTCGTTTTCTCTGGACAATTCTCGCTTGCTTGACCGACGGGACCATGAGTGGTGTGCTGGGGAGGGTGGCCTGCAACATACGTACCTGCCTGCTTACTGTACGCATTCCCGCGCAAGCGGTACGACCTTGGTTGCTCTCATGAGCCATCAACATGAGCCATGAGCCATGCCGTCGCTTGCTCCACTCTGATTCCTTGCTTGACCTCTTCAGGAACGTGGATGCGTGAGCGCCGGCCGCGCGTGAaaatcaccaccacctggcAGCTCagggctcgggctcgggctcgggctctCTGCACCCAGACCCAAGCGGAGGGCCCGCAGTTCCGCTGCCGTAggtcgccgtcgccgtcgtccCTGACCCGTTGATGCTGGGCTTGGTTCAGTTTGCTTTGATTTGCTTTGGCTTTGTCTGGCTGTCTTGGGGCGGCCTGGGCCCTGTCGCTAATAGATTACGGCGGCCACAGTCATCCAGCTCAGCCTGGGGCTAGACAAGATTAGTTACCGTCTCAAGAGGAGCCATGACCAAGAGGCAACTTGTGAGGGTTCCGAGATGCTGTCATGGAGAAGACGGCTGTGTCCCCACAAGCCCATTCTCCATCCATTCCCCTCCAACTGGGATGAACACCCATTCGTTGGGAGACGCGCACATCAATCTGGCTGCCGCTCCTCGACCCAAGAATGGTCAAGTCAATTTCGGCCTCTTCGTCACCAGACAGACGGACGTGCACTGTCTtggacttttttttttttttttaccttgcCCGTCATTCATCATCCCCCTTGGTTCAAGGCTGATCCGAAGACTGAGACGAAAAGGATTTCGGATAATGGCCACGTCTTGGCCGCAGCTGGGGTGCTGAGTGAGCCCGAGTCACGAAAAAAAGTTTTGTCGCCAAAATAGACGCCTCTCCTTGATTCCCTGCCAAAGGGTCAAGTCCATCCCACAGTGTTGGATTCAGTAGTCTCCCACAGCGGGACTGGGTGCCCCAAGGTAACCCGCCTTATCGTCCATTCAATCAAAGCCACCGCCTGGCCCCATCCGACAACCTGGCGCTGGACGTGGGCATCCCTGCGGCTGCATCTTCCCCTCGTACAGCGCCATATTCAGAGTCCAGGCCGTCATCACGCTCCTCCTACAGAGAGGCTAGAGAGGCGATGATCCAGAAGACCGGCCAGGGCAACCCGGGCCCAGCCAGTTGCAAGCGACAGGTCGGCGTCTCGCAAAGCTCCAGCTGTGTCAGCCAGCACAATCCATCCGCGCC is a window encoding:
- a CDS encoding Chitin synthase export chaperone gives rise to the protein MSSFGDFRFICEIAPLPLCAQVGPVIEASGRVGIEPECYARNIELANTIIFEGAASVMHIVALIMTVIMILHVRSKFTAVGRKEILSFFYLYMLLTAVSLIVDAGVAPPGSDPYPYFVSVQNGLSSAVITCLLINGFVGFQLYEDGTPLSVWMLRVCSLVAFAISFLVSLATFKSWAGLGPNKTIGLFVVLYLLNAIQLFVYVAMQILLVTRTLQDRWPLGDIAFGIFFFVAGQVLLYAFSAKICVAISHYIDGLFLATVCNLLGVMMVYKYWDSITKEDLEFSVGTRMNNWEVKELLPEEERRATVFSEDPYGHSSSYDLPYSPSAARYSAKY